gatCCACACTGAATTTTCCCTGAAACATTTCAGGTCTGGAATGATGCAGCCTCTCAGATCTTCTACTCTTTGGGCATTGGGGTTGGTGGGCTGCTTTCTATGGCATCTTACAATAAGTTCGACAACAACGTCATCAGGTAGGTGGGCTGTATTATGCGCTCAATCGATGCTGTCATCCCTGATCGCGATAACATTTGCTGCTCATTTCAGGGACACTATTGTCATCACAATCGGGAACTGCGGCACCAGCTTCTTTGCGGGATTTGCTATATTCTCCATCCTGGGTCACATGGCGTGGAGGAAGGGAGTGCCTGTTGGCGAGGTGGCAGACAGAGGTAGCTGCCgtgcttctttctttttgtccacACGTTTTGCGTTGCGGCAGAAATCCTAAATTTAATCCATTTGCGTCCTCAGGTCCTGGTTTGGCTTTTGTTGCTTATCCAGAAGCGCTTGCTCTGCTGCCTGGCTCAGTGTTTTGGTCCATTATGTTCTTCCTCATGCTCTTCATGCTTGGGGTCGATACTCTGGTAAGATTGACTGATCAGGAAGAATGGGAATCTGTTTGTCAGTGGTTGACATGACGCCTATTTTCGCCTGGCAGTTCGGTAACATGGAGGGCATCACCACAGCCGTACTGGATGAGTTCCCAAACCTCAGAAGGAACACCTTCCACAAGTCCTTGTTCCTGGGAGCCCTGTGTTTCGCCTTCTACCTGATGGGCCTCCTGTTAGTGACGGATGTGAGTCATTTGTGAATAATGTGGATTTGAATAGATGCATATGTCTGTgctagaatggcctagtcaaagtctaaacCAAAAATCCAGCTGAGAATCTGaggaaaaatttgaaaactaaGGTTGACAGATTTACAGACctgttcaataaattaaaatattactggaaagtttgttcatttcagttgcgagaaacacattatataaattaattacacagagatttatgtttttatgtctttatttctgttacttctatctgtgatgttttttttttatttgaagataagaaaaacacaagtcaaatcaaaataaattagacaGAAATACAAGCTTAATGAAAAGTCTGTTTTAATATCTGCTTAGATTgctttcaaaaggtacttttaagcTAGTAAGTGAGCCTAATTCAATAgtatattcaaatttattgaatatgactgcatATGATATTTTACAAAGATTCTTTCAAAAACCTATCTAGATGTGCTAAGCTGGTAGACACATACACAAACAACTTGAAACtgtaattgcaaaaaaaacccaactgtgGTTCTGCAAAGCATTGACTGAGAAAGAGTTTAATAAGAGTGCTTACCACAATGTTTAGattcttatttataaaaattaaatcaatcatGATAAAGTTTGACAATCAAAAATGCTTTTGCGGTGCACCGTTAAGTTTTGACATTCATATTCCCTCCCTGTTGTTCGTGTCTCAATAGGGAGGGATTTACTGGTTCACTCTCATCGACTCCTTCAGCACCAGCTTCGgcctcatcatcatcaccctATTCATGTGCATTGGCATCTCCTTCTTCTATGGTATCCCATTTCACATTCCTTGCCSTCACTTGTCATCCCTAACTAATCCCATCATTCCATTGAACGAGTTTCAGGGCAGCGAGTCTCCGTTGTCCTGGCAATAATTCAGTTTCAAATGTGCATCTCTTTGCTGACTTTTTTGACAGGAATCAATCAGTTTTGTCAGGACATTATTGACATGATCTGCCACTGTCCTCCGTGGTGCAGCAAAGTGCTGATCTACTTCAAGGCCTGCTGGGTTTTCTGCACACCGTTTCTCCTCCTGGTGAGTGCAAACAAATGTGTACGAAATCAGTCATTTCCCACTCtttacaggaaaacataaaatttactataaatatttcaacataAACTGTTTTAGGTTAAGATAACTTGTTAAGCTAACTCCCCAAATCCTAGTTTTTGCAAGTTGTGCTCAAAATGACCAACATCTTCTTGTGTTAGTCCTAAACTGAGTTAtacttaccgtattttccgcactataaggcgcacctaaaaactttcaatttcctcaaaagccgacagtgcgccttataatacggtgcgccttatatatggaccaatattgagccacaacaggtctagcaactacggtaagcagccgcggacttcattttcccctgtagaagaagaagtgcgcagtgcatgctgggatagttgtcagaacgctggtttgttaataaagtttgataatacatatAAAGCCAGGAGGCGCAGgggaggaagagagacagagactgtggcggcagcgtgtcggtcggtctgtgttacccagaaagcagttgggcacaatattgcaacaccgtgagtgaaacactcacttctttataaatgtggatgtgtaatgaTAGAGTACRgaacaaattggcaacccaaactgaagcgtctattctatgctcCTTATAACGCARTGCCTTAAGTTtcaaaataggccattcattgaaggtgcgccttctagttcggaaaatacggtaattcaCTCTCAGCATTGTTCTCTGATATTGTTAACCTGTATTACATCACTCACACTATTATTACAGCTCTTTATTGTGCGTTACCTGAAGCATTTCAAGTGAAAAGGTAACGTGATCAGAGCTCAAACACTGAATGAAGTAAAGAGCTGAAAGAGAGGAAATGATTACAGAATCCCAAGCTACCAAACAAACTAAATTGTAGTTGCTATTTGTCCTGGAATCTGTACCCAGGTTGAATATTTAGGGCAGAGACTCAATCTGATCTCTTTCCCCGTCTGCAGCATTTGtgttgtctttttctctgctgccaTTGATTCTCTCAACCGAAATGGTTTCTCTTCCTCTGTGCCTCTCCCACCACAGTTTATCCTGATCTACATTTTTTTGGAGATGTACAACACACCCCTCCATTACGGCTCGTATGTGTACCCACGGTGGGGTAAAGGTTTGGGCGTGTGCATGGGCGCGACCTGCTGCTTGCAGATCCTCATTTGGGCCGTCGTGGCCATCAGCAAGGAAACTGGCTCTCTACAAGAAGTGAGTATGCTGCTGGATTGGCACTGTGAGGTCCGGTTACAAGACTTTGCAAAAGTAGTCATgctctttaaagtttttttttccatgtttgaccacattacaaccacaataAAGGTGTATTTTATTGCCATTTAATGTTATAGAYCAACGCAAAGTAATGGGCGACTGAAGAGTAGAAGGAAAATCAATTATTCTTTGTAGGAGTTGATGGACAGAGCTAATCCGTTTTAGAATGTGAGACAGGAAAATGAAGTCCACAGTGGTTTTATATCCAGTAAAACTGAACCTAAACTATTttgcaaacaggaaaaataaaacatgctggtCTCTAGATCTGTCTTCACAGTCACAAAAGAGTTGCAGCTTTAATTGCTGTAAAAGGCGATTCTACAAGGAATGACTCTGAGGGGGTTGGATCCAAAAAAGGAATGCATGCatgagttaaaaagaaaaacattttttagtatTCTTCCTCTTTGTACCTACACAACATTTTATGGTGTAAGATCCCAAGGCTTGtggctgtaaaacatcaaaacattgaCCCTCTTCACCTCTGTCGTGGTCATACAAACGGTTCAAATCTCGCTGGATTAATCTGGTGCGACTCTGACTTCTCCTCCGCAGCGCTTCAAGAAAGCAATCCGACCTCTGAACTCCTGGAGGGTAAATAACTTGAACAGTGCGGCGAGAAGGCAGGAGCACGTGGAGCCGGAGCGAGTGGAGGCTCCGTACACCGTCACGCTCACAGACCAGGACTTCACAGCAATGACATGGGAARTGGGTAGCAGTGCATGAGGAGGCGGCAGGGAGGAATCGACAGCAATGAGCAAACTATGTTTTTAAGagacctttttttaattatttgtttttatttttattattttgctacCTGCTCCAGCAAGGCTCTGGTGGCAGATCAGACTGTGTCCTGCAGGCCAGTGTGGaatgaaagatttatttataatactgtgtgtgcatgtatgtatgAATGGtatttttaagcaatttatCTTGGATTGATTATGTTATACAAAGgttaaagttgaaaatttgtttgatttatttgttatgTTGTTTTACAAACCACATATTGATTGAAAAACCAAGAAGGAAAACTATTTATGCCAATTTACCTGGAGAAATGACTGCTTTTCATTATCCTTCCAGACTAAACTACTTGGtcctaaatatattttaaccatGTGTCttatttaaactgaatgaaaagtaTGTCTTgagaagaaatacttttaaaataacttgCTAAATCAAGTATTAAAGAGgtgtctgtagtttctcatatgcaacaaattatgtttttgattttttttttttttttttactttgccttGTATGGTTATGCATGGAGGAAAAATTCCACTGGAAAAGACCCTTCCCActatgaaacatggtggtggcagcatcattctttggggatgtttttctttttttactttttgtagcGTAGCTGTAGGAAGGCCAATCCTGAAAACACGCATGTTGGAAAAagcaatgtatttatttttattagcattaCTGTCCtatatgcaaatatgacaatatATTAGTAAAACTGTAGTGGTATTSTTRCCATGTCCTTAAGTATCAGAAATaggtatttttgtttgtggtcATCTGTAGTGGCAGGATGGACATAAACCTGCATATWTGTTTCCACTCTGGTTGCACTTTTGACCCCCGTGTCCCTGGAGACGCAGTTTGATTTAAGAGAGCATCTTGACTGCTGTGTTGCTGCTTGTGTTCAACAATCTGAGGCCACCACACTGTTGcttttcaaactgtttcagttttattttgattttattgttccATGTTGACTTCGKACTCAGARCTCCaatttttgtgaaacatttctgatttgtAATGTACTGAAAGTCKCTCCTTCTCGCCTGGTGACATTTTGATTAGACTCCAGCTCCCACATGACCTTGAATAAAGCTGAAGAATCTGGAAAcgtgagaataaaatcaaaaatgtttattctgtttttactgtGATGCTATARACTGTATTGTGCAACttaatttttccaaatataATCATGGTTTCAACAAACCTGCTGCTGGGGAAACGGGGAGCAGTGACAATAGYGTTCTTTGATTTCTCCTGTGCATTTAAGACAGTTCAACCTAATTTACATTAGGAGACAGATGGTGGCAACAACCACCTGGAAACAAGCCAGAGTTTGAGAcacaggagcaccacagggATCTATACTCTCGCCATTCCCTTTCATTCTGTACACCTCAGATTTCCAGCATAAGTCAAAGTCCTATTATCTGTAGATGTACTCAGATGACAGCAGTTGAATGTATCAGAGATGGATAAGAAGATAACTAACAAGAATTAAGATGCAATCTATAGATAATAACGGGAAAGAGAGTTTAGGAAGCTTTGGTCCCATCTTCTTTACAATAGTTACTGAATTAATAAAGGCTTCGTCAAATCTGCTGCAATGGAGAATCCTGGCAAATCACATCTATAAACATCTATAATGGTTTAGTGGAGACAGTAACATTTCTTTGATAGATAAGTTACTTTTTAAGacgaataaaatgttaaaacattgcAAAATGACTGCCGCATTTATAGCTGcatgaatataaaaatacagcCTACACCACGATGAAGTTATATTTGCATAGTATTTTGAAGATAATCACATAGTGGTTGTAATAACACTGACTTCGATAATCGTCTGCCAGTGCCAGTACATTAGATGTCAGTAAGTAGACTTATAAAATCAAGATGTAAGTTATAAAATGATTCTGCCACAAGAGGGCAGTACTAATACTAAAGACAAACAGTGGGACATGTCATTTTgagtgtgttgtgtgttttacattaaaaagggATTCACAGTAATAATCTGCACTAACTAAAAGYACWTGCTTCCAGAGATGAGACGGAATCTTACATATATAACATTAAAACgttaaacaataataatgcgTGGTATGTTATTACTGTTTACACCTTTGCTGTACAGCGWGCGctactgaaaacagaaactgaaaacaaatcagatgCTAAGGCGTTacaagtgtaaataaaaacaaacgtttAMGTTTTCGTTCTCTGCGGCGGGACAAACGCAAATAAGCGGATGTTGCGTAAATAGTTTTCCCGCGTTTTTGTCTCGTGAGTTTGGGTGCACTTGATTTTCTGCTTCTGTCACAATTCTAATGAGGTCACAATATGTCGTCTGAAGAGCTGTAGATAAATTAAAAGGTTTTACCGAGATATRTAAGTATAAATTGtctttatttggttaaaaaagaGGTAAAAGAAGTCAAGAAAAACGACTTTTGTCTGGCTTTTTCTTGGAACTGGAACCACAACTTGACATCCCCGCCCTTCCGCCGTGTGCACCGGTTYAGAAAACAAACACACGTTCTAACTSTGTTTCAGGAAATAGGGCAGAGTTTGGCGTATTGTTGTGACGACAACTTGCTCGCTGGGTTTTAAATTTAYCCGACGTTAGCTGCGGTCTACGAAACCAcctgtctgtgttttgtttatttaatttgctcttTAGTAAAGCATAGGCTGTAAGAATGCCRCCTAAAAAACGCCACTCTGGGMTGACACAAAACAAGGAGCCGAAGCCCAGCGCTGACAGCGCTTCTTCTCCAGACAAGCAGGATAGCCCAGAGTTATCTGAGAAAAAGTAAGACAAGTAATTCggaaaataaaagagaaggCAGCATTTCATCACCAAGCAGTTCGGYTTCTTTATAGACATGTAGCCCTGCGTTTAATTTATTAGCCAATATGTCAAATTATTCAACCCATTCTTGTTAGCTTGACTAACGATCTGTTAGGCCACCTGTTTAGCTAATTTCAACAGTAAGGCCTGCTATTAGGATAACACCAGTGAGTTTCCAGcctttaatataaaacaaacacttcctCAGGATATTAGCTTGGAAGTAGCATGAGTTATAACGCTGTCATAAAGCAGGAAAATGACCTGKGTTTGAACTGTGTAGTACTGCTTCTCTgcgatgctgctgctgtcaaaTGACCTGAATGTTTTTGCTCTTCTTGTTCTTCACATTTAGACACAGAGAAAAGCACGCTGAGTTTGTGAGTCTGTGTAAGAGCCTTCATGTTTCAGACCTGGTGTGTGACCGAGCCTGGGAACTGTGGGAATCTGTTCGGGAATCCATGGATAAAGTCCCTGTATGTATTTCTTACATACACAGATGTTTCTGCACGTTTAGCTTAAAAAGTACCACAAAACCTGAGGAGCTCTATAAACTTAGATAATGCTAATGATATAAAAGTCATTTTACTTCATCCTTTATAAAATGACTGGAaagtttccattttctttcactgttctgaatatgttttttttttctcatttaggGCAGTCAGCAAAGACTTTGGGGAGCTTGTCTGTTTGTGATCGTAACAGACATGGATGTYGGCAGCTTTACTGTAACTCAAGTTTTGAAAGCTGTCAGTCTGAAGTAAGTGCTAGAAGATTCAATTCATAGTATTCCTGTCGGCATCCAGAGACACTCATTTCTATTCATCAAAACACACTGCCACGAGTTATCCATTACACCTCAAATTAATGTAAAGTTGGCagtggaaataaattaaacaggATGTAGAgttttttctgagaaaagcaGGAAGTTATTAAGAAGATGGTACagcaaacatgacataaaataaagaagacGGGTTGTAGTGAAATTATCTAAAAATCACTTCCTAATGAAGGAAAACGTTGAAGCCGCCAAGtgatttttccttctttaaagGGGCGAATTATGTATTTCCCTGACACGTAGTGCAATTTTAAAGCTCTATTAAATACCTGTGTCATCTTCATATGTTGtacagataaataaatttgatgttataatttgacgccttgaaattggcctctStctctttaagaagctcctgctttttctgacaYTGCCTTCATCACAACAATGCCTTTCTCCATTACGCCGTTTCCAAACATTCTTATTAGCGTTAAACTGAGTAGTAAGtagtaaaattgaaaaaaagtaattttacatRATACCCCCTTTAATGTAGTGGCAATAAATGTTGGTGTGCTCCACTACATGCAGTGGTTTTTATTGGTTACTTCCAGTTAGCAAAACGGCTAACTGCTCATCTCAAGGGATTTTCTCTGTGAAAACTTAGATTYTTATTTACTAATAAAGTTTCTTAAAATGCATAATTSAAGAAGATCGTTGATTGTACTGCACAAATGYTTATATACGCTGGATTCACCATAAAAACCTTTGTAGTCTTTAGTAGGAAATGCATTCCCAAtcttatgtttctgttttgttttagtttgaagCAGTTTTTGGCTCTGGTGAGACAACTGGACGTTAACCTGGATACAATAAGCATAAAGGTCAACTCGGCGCTGACGCGACTGGAGAAGAAGTATGACGTAATGCTGGCTCTTTACCAAAGATTTGAGAAGTGAGTGAGCACAACAACGGAGAGCAGATTTCTGCGAAATGTGACGCGAATGTAGCTGaatgcaaatttgtttttgtttcagaacgTGCAAGAATATCTTTGTTCTGACATCGGATGGCAAGTAAGTTGGGTTTAACAGTTGTCGACCATCATTGGTGGCACAGCTCTATGAAAAAGCATTCAGTCctctaaatgtttttccactttgtcGTAGTACAAGGACAAGCTTCAGtcacattttctaataaaatctgaaaagtgtggcgtgcatttctATTTAAGGGCATCTGTGTAAATTGGAATACCACACAATTGAAGGTGTAATTATAAAGGAATctagcaaataaaataaaataaaataaaaagtttgaatacttttacatACTGCTGTaattcttttaactttttgcaGTCTTTAAGAAGTCTTCTTGTCTCTTTTTCAAGGGAGAGAGAGACCATGCGGACCTGCTGGACAATGTTTCTTTTGGCAAAAggtagttttatttcttttaggaagtcaacaaaataaaacaagatcaGTAGAATCATTTTCATGTTAAGCCatccaatgtttttttgtttgttttgttttttcatgactTCCCGCTCTGTGCTCTACTGTAGCTCTTGGTTTAATTCAAGCATCAAGATTGTCACGGCAAATGCCGccttgtttttatcagtttgggTGTTTTGGTGTCGGAGCTTCTCATGCGTTTCTCCTCGGCTGTTTGCAGGAAGAGCCTTGCAGATGGAGGATGACCTGGTCATATCCTTCCAGTTGCTGCTTTGCACGCTGGAGTTGTTTATCAAGCGCTGCTCTTCAGACCAGTTGCAGCCTTTATATCGTAAGCCTCGGCAACGTTTCATTCAGATTGCTTCGATTTAGATATTTGAGTCACCTTTTCAATAGGAAAGCAAataattataactttaaaaaaaacactatgtAAGGTTATATGCTTAAATGATAACCATTCCAAGCAGATCTCTTTAGTAATTTAACATCTTTAAGTATTGGATAtaaaaaatttttcttttgtttggcaGAATCGGCCATTAGCAAGGTCCTGAGCCCACCGACACGAACATCTCGCCGCAGCCAGAGCAAAGCCAAGTCCAGACCTTCAGAACCAGAGGTTGATGCGCAGCTTCTTGAAACCTTGTGCAAAGACAACGAATGCAATTTCGAAGAGGTTTCACAATTCCCTTCCTTGTTTGAGCATGTTACCATATGAGAACATTTGACTTTTGCTCAGCTGTCCCCATTGTTTGCAGGTGAAGAACGTGTACCAGACCAGCTTCTTGGCTTTTCTGGACTCGATGGATCTTTCGAGATCCTCCGACTTTCCTCAGGTGAGTGCCTGTTCTCAGAACACCTGCTGTACTGTTTAGTTTTACTCTATCCCYACAGCACTCACAGTTTCCATCATCTCTGCTGCAGCCGATGGCATCTGTTCGTTCTGATCCTTCAGTATTTGTTCGCACATAGAGTCAGGAAAAGGACGTCCGGGTCTTTTATTGCAGAGGCAGAAACGAAAGCGTTGAGGCAGGAGGTTTCTGTTTACCGACATTGACACACTTCTGTGAAGAATGATACGGCAGATATTGCCCCAGTAAAGCCCAGATGGTCAACATTATAGACTTTAGTGGCATATGTGTGAATGTTTGTCCAACCTTATTTATGCTATCGTGTATTGGCCTCAATAAACAGCTTGAAAACATGAAGCTCTTGGTAAGATTCGAGGGTATACAAACGCATATTTTGCTTTCCTTCAGGGGCAGCAAAAGAAAGTTTGCAGCTTTTCCtacagaattattttctgtattagTTTTGCATCTGAAATCtgaacagagaaagaaaatgcaatgtCTTGTTATAGTATTCCTTATTTAGTGAAAGGTGTTAAagagggctgaatacaaatgtacatcATCCTTTCAATATTATCTATTCGGGATTTTCCACTGTAAGCTCAAATACCTTATTGAAAATAMATTTTTCTCTTTACCCGTTATGACACACAAAGCGACAACTTTAGGCTGGGATTTTCCATTGCGAGTCCAACTTtgttcatattattttttttacaacatggACTGAAATAGTCCAGCTGAAAAAACTCTGTCTGAACGGGTTCATTAACCTATACAGAAATCAATCATAAAAATTcaagaattatttttcttgttcacTCTGAGCAACGAGAACAGGTTAAGGATCCAGCttgtatttacagtattttgcAARGTTTAATAAACAGGAATGCCCAAGTCTGCGTTTGGATTTTGTCTTTCTCCATAAAAGCTCCTTTCACAAACATCATGTCCGCTTGTGGTGTAATCTTCTCCTCAGGTGAATGATGTCAACCAGCAGTATGAAGAGCACTACCTCAAGAGCAGAGACATCGATGGACGTCTGTTTTTCGACGGGGATGAGAGCGTCCTTCCTCCTAAAATCGAGATGTAAGTTTCAAGCTTCTCTCCCTTAGTGGCTGCGGTTGGCTTTAGCGaaaagagagaaggagaaaCAGATGCAACATTCTTTGTTCAGATCACAGGTGGAGAGAACTCCAAAGAAGAACCAGCCAGAGGAAGACGGGCCGATGATCCCTCCTCAGACTCCGATCAGGTGAGCGCCACTTTGACCGGCGGAGGCTCTGCGTTCAGGAAGGAGGCAAGGCAAGAAAATGCAGTTGAGGTGGATTTATTTGAAGCAGCAGGTCACAGTTACACCAACATTCATTTTCCAATGAGACAAAGAAGCTGGCATTTATACCTGAGCCAAGTTGACCACTTCTACCAAGTGAAGgggtgattaaaaaaagaacaaWCAACAAACACTACCTGCACAAACCTAacaccaaaacaataaatggtGCCAACAAATATTTACCTCCATGCAAATCATTAGAACTAACTAAGATCAACCAAAGAATAAATTTAACTTAATATAACTCCTCAGAGTATTACCCCTCCTAACT
The DNA window shown above is from Poecilia reticulata strain Guanapo linkage group LG14, Guppy_female_1.0+MT, whole genome shotgun sequence and carries:
- the slc6a7 gene encoding sodium-dependent proline transporter; protein product: MHDKSGKGAADGSSAGGGTAAAPQNSSHLNGHSVSPNGFNPAITPTPPQQSDTRVPSPVPDPATITPRDQWGGKYEFLLSCIGYCVGLGNVWRFPYLCYRNGGGVFLIPYFIMLFVTGVPLFLMELSLGQYGSAGPIMVWKCCPLLKGIGIGMLCVSTLVCLYYNVIIAWTFYYLGSSFQSPLPWSCDAVANVAICANRTVGNSSSERPRTPTEIFWNEKVLGVVNSEGLHDPGPVRWPLALCLLAAWIIIFLCMLKGIRSSGKVVYVTATFPYFVLIVLIIRGATLEGSLQGVAFYLTPDWSRLANAQVWNDAASQIFYSLGIGVGGLLSMASYNKFDNNVIRDTIVITIGNCGTSFFAGFAIFSILGHMAWRKGVPVGEVADRGPGLAFVAYPEALALLPGSVFWSIMFFLMLFMLGVDTLFGNMEGITTAVLDEFPNLRRNTFHKSLFLGALCFAFYLMGLLLVTDGGIYWFTLIDSFSTSFGLIIITLFMCIGISFFYGINQFCQDIIDMICHCPPWCSKVLIYFKACWVFCTPFLLLFILIYIFLEMYNTPLHYGSYVYPRWGKGLGVCMGATCCLQILIWAVVAISKETGSLQERFKKAIRPLNSWRVNNLNSAARRQEHVEPERVEAPYTVTLTDQDFTAMTWEXGSSA
- the LOC103475763 gene encoding retinoblastoma-associated protein-like, which gives rise to MPPKKRHSGXTQNKEPKPSADSASSPDKQDSPELSEKKHREKHAEFVSLCKSLHVSDLVCDRAWELWESVRESMDKVPGSQQRLWGACLFVIVTDMDVGSFTVTQVLKAVSLNLKQFLALVRQLDVNLDTISIKVNSALTRLEKKYDVMLALYQRFEKTCKNIFVLTSDGKERETMRTCWTMFLLAKGRALQMEDDLVISFQLLLCTLELFIKRCSSDQLQPLYQSAISKVLSPPTRTSRRSQSKAKSRPSEPEVDAQLLETLCKDNECNFEEVKNVYQTSFLAFLDSMDLSRSSDFPQVNDVNQQYEEHYLKSRDIDGRLFFDGDESVLPPKIEISQVERTPKKNQPEEDGPMIPPQTPIRAAMTSIRMLRGDLPSNGDQPSTTLATYFKNCTVDPTQDVQKRLETLGQAFSQKFGEAVGPHCVVYGRQRFALGIRLYYKVMEAMLKSEEKRLSVQNFRYL